The DNA region GGCCTGCCGTACCGGGACAGCACCGAGAAGGCGTACTCCACCGACGCCAACATCTGGGGTGCCACCCATGAGGCGAAGACCCTGGAACACCTGGACACCGGCATCGAGACGGTCAACCCGATCATGGGGGTCCGGTTCTGGGACCTGTCGGTGGAGATCCCCACCGAGGACGTCACCATCGGCTTCGACCAGGGCCGCCCGGTGACCATCAACGGCAAGGAGTTCGCCAGCGCGGTCGACCTGGTGCTGGAGGCCAACGCCATCGGCGGTCGGCACGGGCTGGGCATGTCCGACCAGATCGAGAACCGGATCATCGAGGCCAAGAGCCGGGGCATCTACGAGGCCCCCGGCATGGCGCTGCTGCACGCCGCGTACGAGCGGCTGGTCAACGCCATCCACAACGAGGACACCCTGGCCAACTACCACAACGAGGGTCGCCGCCTGGGCCGGCTGATGTACGAGGGCCGCTGGCTGGACCCCCAGGCGCTGATGCTGCGCGAGTCGTTGCAGCGCTGGGTGGGCACGGCGGTCACCGGGGAGGTGACGCTGCGGCTGCGCCGGGGCGAGGACTATTCGATCCTGGACACCACCGGCCCGGCCTTCAGCTACCACCCGGACAAGCTGTCGATGGAGCGTACGGAGGACTCCGCCTTCGGCCCCTCCGACCGCATCGGCCAGCTCACCATGCGCAACCTGGACATCGCCGACTCGCGGGCCAAGCTGGAGCAGTACGCGAACCTCGGCATGGTCGGCGGCGGCTCCCCGCAGCGGATGGTCGGCGCCGCCCAGGCGGCCTCGACCGGGCTGATCGGCGCGATGCCGCAGGGTGGCGCGGAGGCCATCGCCTCCCGGGGCGTAGCCCCGGCGGAGGACGAGGCCCTCGACCGCGCCGCCATGGAGTTCGGCGTCGACTGACCGTCCCTGCCGGGACCGACTCGCCACCGGCCAGCCCTGTAGCGGCTGGCCGGTGCAGTCGCCGGTGAACGAGACCGTCAGATGGTGACCACGATCTTGCCCGCCGGGTGTCCGGTGCGGAGGTGGCGGAGGGCGTCGGCCGCCTCGGCCAGCGGATAGCAGCGGTCGACCGGCGGGGTCAGGGCGCCCGAGGCGATCAGGTCGCGCAACTCCTCCAGGTCCTCACTGCGCTCCATCGCACTGACGTTGCGCAGTCGATGGCTGATGAACAGGGACAGCAGCGGTGCGCCGAACATCTGCCGGCCGTACCCGCCGAGCAGCCCACCCCGGGTGTACGTGCCGCCCACCAGCGCCAACGTCCCGCGCGGGGTGAGCGCGCGGCGCATCAACGACAGCGAGCGGTCGCCGCCGGTGTCGATGACCACGTCGTACACCGGGCCGTCCCGGTCGATCTCCTCGCGGGTGTAGTCGAGCACGTCGTCGGCGCCGAGGGAGCGGACGAAGTCGGCCTTGGCGGGGGCGCAGACCCCGGTGACGGTGGCACCGTACGCCTTGGCGATCTGCACCGCCTGTGATCCGACGCCGCCGGAGGCCCCGATCACCATGACCCGCTGCCCCGGACGCACTGTGCCGCTGTCGCGTACGGCGCGCAGCGCCGTCAACCCGGAGACCGGGACCGCGGCGGCCTGGGCGAAGGACAGGTTCGCCGGCTTGTGGGCCAACCGCCGCGCCGAGGTGCTGGTGAATTCGGCGTACGACCCGCGCAGGCAGGTGCCGAACACCTCGTCGCCCGGCCGGAACCGGGTCACCCGGGCACCGACCTCGGCCACCACCCCGGCCAGGTCCCGTCCGCGTACCGCCGGGCCGGCGCACCCCGCTGGCCAGGCGCACCAGGTACGGCTGACCGACCATGAGGACCCATACGCCGGGATCCACCGCTGCCGCGCGTACCTGCACGAGCACCTCGTCGTCGCCGACGGAGGGCCGGTCGACCTCACCCAGCCGCAGTACGTCGGGCGGGCCGTAGCTGTCCTGAACGATGGCCCTCACGGTGCCACCTCCTCGGAGTCGGGGTACTGGAACACGTCGTCGAGCCGTACGCCGAACACCCGGGCGATCCGGAAGGCCATCTCCAGGGAGGGGGAGTAGCGCCCCTGCTCGATGGCGATCACGGTCTGCCGGGTCACCCCGATCCGCTCGGCGAGATCGGCCTGGGTCATCTCGTCCTGGGCGAAGCGCAACGCCCGGATGTTGTTGGTGACGCGTGTCGGTTTCACCACTGCGGGACACCCGTGCGGTAGACGATCACCTTCGCCAGGGAGCCGATCACGGCCGACAGGACGAAGCAGAGGTAGATGACGTTGGCGATCCAGAACCAGTGCCACTCGGCCATCGCCATCAGCATCGCCGACACCGCGCCGATGATCACGAACGCCTGGCCGACGTGGTCGCCGAGGCGTCCGATCTCCCGGTCGCGGACGTCTTTGACCCGGGAGGCCCGCGGGTTGGCCATGCCCATCACGATCTCGGCCAGGATGCTCGCGACCATGGCGCCGAAGACCGTCCAGAGCAGCGCGCCGACGTAGGGCACCGCGGTGAGCGACCCGCCGTCCTGTCGACCCAGCACGACCGCTACATAACCGCCGTACGCGATCACGCTGACCACCAGCATGATCCAGGCGCGTTTCTCCTCGTGCGTCATGACGGCCTCCCGAGGTAAAGAATCTTTGACATCCTCAGAGTAAGGCGTTCTTGACACCATGTCTAGAAAGCTTTACA from Micromonospora sp. NBC_01739 includes:
- the argG gene encoding argininosuccinate synthase; translated protein: MSKVLTSLPIGERVGIAFSGGLDTSVAVAWMRDKGAIPCAYTADIGQYDEPDIASVPGRALNYGAELARLVDCRAALVEEGLAALTCGAFHIRSGGRAYFNTTPLGRAVTGTLLVRAMIEDDVQIWGDGSTFKGNDIERFYRYGLLANPQLRIYKPWLDTSFVTELGGRREMSEWLQERGLPYRDSTEKAYSTDANIWGATHEAKTLEHLDTGIETVNPIMGVRFWDLSVEIPTEDVTIGFDQGRPVTINGKEFASAVDLVLEANAIGGRHGLGMSDQIENRIIEAKSRGIYEAPGMALLHAAYERLVNAIHNEDTLANYHNEGRRLGRLMYEGRWLDPQALMLRESLQRWVGTAVTGEVTLRLRRGEDYSILDTTGPAFSYHPDKLSMERTEDSAFGPSDRIGQLTMRNLDIADSRAKLEQYANLGMVGGGSPQRMVGAAQAASTGLIGAMPQGGAEAIASRGVAPAEDEALDRAAMEFGVD
- a CDS encoding helix-turn-helix transcriptional regulator produces the protein MVKPTRVTNNIRALRFAQDEMTQADLAERIGVTRQTVIAIEQGRYSPSLEMAFRIARVFGVRLDDVFQYPDSEEVAP